A portion of the Gigantopelta aegis isolate Gae_Host chromosome 10, Gae_host_genome, whole genome shotgun sequence genome contains these proteins:
- the LOC121384527 gene encoding toll-like receptor 3, producing the protein MASRHLMWIVVMEFVFCLRLPIMGVTAHASLCDVYHDATYGGILMNCENLNLTEVPRNIPENTTTLILQRNKISKLHPKAFVGLANLKRLLLSSNRLLYNYDSFPEDVFVPLRSLEVLDLTGNRIDKPSPYPDMTFSHLVSLRQLHLDTFDNITLGKGFAKLLKLKILIFSGVNCKLSKLMNNTFYYLQNSSLAELYLGDCPIRHIDNGIFLPLTFLSVLDMKWIKYVSIKDAMASLYGLQGRNMSFIDFTRVFNPGAYSYEEYGRNSKITKVITKYLTNICVKKLSISRNQIYYLEAAALHGVPFSQCIEELDISKNIIRGNYIYYLNWGMFPRLKRLDISCQRMSVVDTVNSPSPSSSSVIYLELPPQLQYLSMGAVIDNIHIIPDVQFTNGNNLQYLNLSFDGISDFMFHLIGLPNLTSLDISKNNAMTFTVDFLHAFRKLMNLSMSNMNFDVQFFYHNARTIFSKCTALESINLAYNKFSALPPDMFKDLTNLRFVDLSNNNLVCLTVFLSMVPNLQKLDFSYNSLTFITADDLKIIESSVSGRNFSFALRGNPITCSCNSLAFIAWLFVTSESKFDNGRNYICTGTDGNLTTTLAVHHNYQRYWVSCISPNIFTLALTLLCLIIIVFLCSFFVVSNWTRVHHKLLRLLGSPYRLPQRRDFLFAIYVGYCDSDYLFVYTTIYQSLEVLGGLRLYLQEREILPGHGITEGIIEGINTSWKTLLIVTRDFIQDPCSFLKIKTCVFAVSEATPRRVILLIIGDVSAADIPGEILTVVHEHDILTIPSTEASEDALAMIQDMVTNDSH; encoded by the coding sequence ATGGCGAGCAGGCATCTCATGTGGATTGTTGTTATGGAATTCGTCTTTTGTCTACGTCTACCCATCATGGGTGTCACAGCGCATGCGTCACTTTGTGACGTCTACCACGACGCTACGTATGGTGGAATACTGATGAACTGCGAAAACCTAAATCTCACAGAGGTTCCGCGAAATATCCCAGAAAACACTACCACTTTGATCCTGCAAAGGAACAAGATCAGCAAACTTCATCCGAAAGCATTCGTCGGTCTGGCGAACCTTAAGCGATTGTTGCTATCATCAAACCGTCTTCTCTATAACTACGACTCCTTTCCGGAAGACGTGTTTGTGCCCTTGCGATCACTCGAAGTGCTGGACCTGACCGGAAACAGAATTGATAAGCCCAGCCCGTATCCTGACATGACATTCAGCCATCTTGTGAGTCTTCGGCAACTTCACCTTGACACTTTTGATAATATTACTTTGGGAAAGGGATTTGCGAAGttgttaaaactaaaaatattgaTCTTTTCCGGGGTTAATTGTAAGCTTTCAAAACTCATGAATAATACATTCTATTATCTTCAGAATTCCTCATTAGCAGAACTTTATCTTGGAGACTGCCCTATACGTCATATAGATAATGGCATCTTCTTGCCCTTAACATTTTTAAGTGTTCTAGATATGAAATGGATAAAATATGTATCGATTAAGGACGCGATGGCTTCTCTCTATGGTTTACAAGGACGAAATATGTCGTTTATTGATTTTACTAGAGTTTTTAACCCAGGTGCTTATTCGTATGAAGAATACGGCCGTAACTCTAAAATAACTAAAGTGATAACAAAGTATTTAACCAATATATGTGTTAAAAAACTATCTATTTCACGCAACCAAATATATTACTTAGAAGCAGCTGCATTACACGGGGTCCCCTTTTCGCAATGTATTGAGGAATTGGATATTTCAAAGAATATAATACGTGGTAACTATATATACTATCTAAATTGGGGTATGTTCCCTAGACTTAAACGTCTAGATATTTCATGTCAACGAATGAGTGTTGTCGACACTGTCAATTCACCTTCTCCTTCCTCGAGTTCGGTCATTTATCTAGAATTACCGCCTCAGCTACAATATCTAAGCATGGGAGCTGTCATTGATAATATCCATATTATCCCCGATGTTCAGTTTACAAACGGTAATAATTTGCAGTATCTCAATCTATCATTTGATGGCATATCTGATTTTATGTTTCACCTTATTGGTCTACCAAATCTAACATCATTAGATATATCCAAAAACAACGCCATGACATTTACAGTAGATTTTTTACACGCCTTTCGTAAATTGATGAACTTGTCAATGAGTAATATGAACTTTGACGTTCAGTTCTTCTACCACAACGCCCGAACTATTTTTTCAAAGTGTACAGCACTTGAGAGCATCAATCTAGCCTACAATAAATTCAGCGCCTTACCTCCAGATATGTTTAAGGATCTAACGAACTTGAGGTTCGTAGACTTATCAAACAACAACCTTGTGTGTTTAACGGTCTTTCTGTCAATGGTGCCAAATCTACAGAAGCTTGATTTCTCTTACAATTCCCTGACATTCATCACTGCCGATGATCTTAAAATAATAGAGTCCAGTGTGAGCGGACGTAACTTCTCATTTGCCCTGAGAGGCAATCCCATTACATGTTCGTGCAATAGCCTTGCATTCATTGCTTGGCTTTTTGTTACATCAGAAAGCAAATTTGACAACGGACGTAATTACATATGTACCGGGACAGACGGAAACCTTACCACGACACTGGCTGTTCACCATAATTACCAAAGATACTGGGTCAGCTGCATCAGTCCAAATATTTTCACACTGGCATTGACTTTACTTTGCCTAATTATAATTGTCTTCCTCTGTTCGTTTTTCGTTGTCAGTAACTGGACTAGGGTACATCACAAACTTCTACGACTCCTGGGCAGTCCGTACAGACTACCACAACGACGTGATTTTCTGTTTGCGATTTACGTCGGCTACTGCGATAGCGACTATCTGTTTGTTTATACGACCATATATCAAAGCTTGGAGGTCCTCGGCGGTCTGCGACTCTACTTGCAAGAAAGAGAAATTCTTCCAGGACATGGTATTACAGAAGGAATCATCGAAGGCATCAACACCAGCTGGAAGACGTTGTTAATAGTTACAAGAGATTTTATACAGGACCCTTGCTCCTTCTTGAAGATAAAAACATGTGTGTTCGCAGTGTCGGAAGCGACTCCAAGACGAGTGATTCTTTTAATAATCGGAGACGTCAGCGCGGCAGACATTCCGGGTGAAATTCTGACTGTTGTCCACGAACATGATATATTGACCATTCCAAGTACAGAAGCTTCGGAAGATGCTTTGGCCATGATTCAGGACATGGTAACGAATGATTCACACTAA